AGCCGCAGTTTCATCGCCTCATACGGGCTGACGTCGTCGACCAGCAGCACACCGGCCTGTTCCAATGGTGGCCTGCCGTCGCCGAAGTCGTCCTCGAGCACCCACGCGGCAAACGATTCGGCCAGCACCGGCCACCGGTCGTCGACGCCGAAATCGCAGCGCACATCCGAGACGATCTCAGCCGTCGTGGCCGGGGTGATCCGATCGACCATGGAATTAGGGAACCGGGTGTGGGTGGCGATCCAATCGGCCAGGCCGCGATCACGGCGTGCGGCGGCCTCGAGGACGGTGCGCCGAGCGAGGTTACCGTTGTCTTCGATGTTGTCGCAGGACACGATGGTCGGTGACGTGACGCCGCGCTCGCGGCGACGAGCGAGACCCTCAGTGAGCAGCGCGAACGCCGGGCCGTCCGGGCTGTATCCGCCCTCGGTGATGGTCATCGAGACGATCCGGGTGCTCGGCGCCGCGAGCACGTCGATGGCGCCTTCCCAGTCTTCGGGCGCGTAGCGGTAGTCCACGATCGAGCCGATCACCCGCGCGTCACGGCTGCCGTCTGGGTTCGCCAGCACCAGCGTGTACAGCCCGTCCTGCGCGCGCAACACATCTCGTATCCTCCGGTCGGCCCTCAGCACCCCCACCCCGCAGATGCCCCACTCGCGGGCGAGCCCTTGCCGCAACAGCCGGTCGATGTACATGGCTTGATGCGCCCGGTGAAAATGACCAGTGCCGAGATGCGCGATACCGACACGGATGCTGCTGCGGTCATAGTCGGGTGCTGCGATCGGCAGGTTTGCTAGCGCTGCACTATTGAGTTTCGTCGCGCTAGGCGCCATTGCCGAACTCCTCCCGGGCCACAGCCTCGAATCGGGCTCGATATGACGACACGCCTTAGCCTAAATCCGTGGATGGTTCCGGTGATTTGATCGGCGTGTGAACAGCGAAAATGCCTTCTGAACTGGGACAATACGAGTGCTGAGGCCGCATTTGTCCATAGTCCGGGAAGGCACTTTCGATGCACTCATCGTATACGTTCACCACCGGATCGGCGGTGTTTGACGAGCAGAATCTGCTGTCGGCGGCCGGGTTGGTGCCAGTGCTGGAACTGGCTGAGCAGACCGGTCTTTCGGAATTGATCAACGAGCGCGTGGATCTGCCGTCGACTCGGGTGAAGTCCGGCGCGGTCAACCCGGCTGGCAAGCTGACCTCGATCGTCGCCGGGATGATGTGCGGCGCGGACAGCATCGATGATGCCAATGTGCTGCGCGCCGGCGGCACACCCCGGGTGTTCAACGAGGTATATGCCCCATCGACGTTGGGGATCTTTTTGCGCGAGTTCACCTTCGGGCATACCAAACAACTCGCCGCAGTGGCCCGCGAGCATCTGATCGCACTGGCGGCGCGCACCCCGCTGCTGGCTGGCGCCGACGAGCGGATGTTTTTGGACATCGACTCGCTGCTGCGCCCGGTCTACGGCCACGCCAAGCAGGGCGCCTCCTTCGGTCATGCCAAGATCGCCAGCCGCGCGCTGCTGCGGCTGGGCCTGTCCCCACAGATCACCACCATCTCCACGGCGACCGCCGCGCCGGTGATCGCCGAGGCGCAGCTACGGAGCGGCAAAGCCGCCTCCGGGCGCGGTGCCGCATACCAGCTCAAGCAGGCGATCACCACCGCGAAAGCGATCAACCCCGACGCGCCGATCCTGGTGCGCGGCGACTCAATGTTTGGCACCAAGAAAGTGATCACCACCTGCATTCAGCGAGGCGCCGAATTCTCCCTGTCGATCAGCCGCAACAAGCGCATCAACGCCGCGATCGCCGCCATCGACGAGGCCGCCTGGACCCCGGTGCACTACCCGGGCGCGGTCGAAGACCCCGACACCGGGGCGTTGATCTCCGATGCCCAGGTCGCCGAAACCCCCTACACCCTGCGCCTGGCCCGCGGCCGAACACTGACCGTGCGGCTGGTAGTGCGCCGGGTCAAAGACGCCCGCCACCTGGATGCGTTGTTTCCGGTGTGGCGCTATCACCCGTTTGTCACCAACTCCGCGCTGCCGGTCGACCAGGCCGATATCACCCACCGACGCCACGCCATCATCGAAACCACCTTCGCCGATTTAATCGACGGCCCACTGGCACACATCCCGTCGGGGCTGTTCGCGGCCAACTGCGCCTGGCTGGCCTGCGCGGTGATCGCCCATAACCTGCTGCGCGCCGTCGGCACCCTCGCCGGTGGCCACCATGCCGTGGCCCGCGGGGCTACCCTGCGCCGCGACCTGATCAACATCCCGGCCCGCTTCGCCGCCCCGGCCCGCAAACCAATGCTGCACCTACCCGCCCACTGGCATTGGCGAGCCAGATGGAAGGCCCTGTGGCACAACGTCATCGGTTACCCGATCGCGCAACCCCGCGCCGCCTGACCCCACCTTCCAAGCCCTGTCCGCCCCGCCATCCCAGGCCCGACCCAAGGAACCCAAAGGAAAGCTGGTACAGGCCAGCGGATCACCCACGCCCCACCGCGCCACACTCGGCCGCATCCCAAAACAACCGCGTCGACGGCAACACGAAATCACCCATCCACGGATTCAGGCTTAGCCTGGCGGCGATGCGAAGTCGAGAACGCCTACGTTAGCGGGGAGTTTCCGGTGTCGCCGTCGACAACGTGAGGGCAGTGGCTAACGCGTGCCACGAGTCCGTGATCGCGACTGCGCCGGCATCAATCAGTTCTGCACTGCGACAAGGCCGTTCGTCGTCAGGAACGAACATCAGGTTACCGACGGTGACGTAGCCGGCCGCGACCGCGGAGGTGACGCCGGACACCGAGTCTTCAATGGCCAGGCCATGGTGGGCGGCGATGTCCAGTACTTCGCCGGTATGCAGGTAGACGGCGGGGTCTGGCTTGCTGGTCGGCACCGGAAGGGAGTCTTCCGCGCTGAAGCGCGATGGCGCTGGAATGAGTGCGTCGAGGCCGGTGGCGGTGAAACACGCGTCGAGGCGCGGGGAGGCGCTGGAGCTGACCGCCGCCAATGCATACCGCGAGGCGAGGGCCTGCAGCGGAGCGAGCACCTGCGGGTCTGGCCGTAGCGTGGCGGCCAGATGAGCGGTGACGTGGTCGCGTTCCCGGCGGACCCATTCCTCGAGTTCCTCGGCGCCCAGTGCGCGCCCGGCTGCCACGTCGAAGGAGGAAGCTACGACGGCACCGGGACGACCATCCGCCAGTGTCGGTTCCATCGGCACCCCGGACTGCGTGGCCAACTCGATCGCGGTGCTGCGGAAGTTCTTTCCGACGGCCTGTCGGCGCAGTTCCTCGGCGGTGAACGGGGCCGTCACACCGAACCTGGCCAGAAAGTGATTGATTACCTCGACGGAGGCGGCAAATGCCGGCTTTTCGGAAGGAAAGAGGTTGTCGTCAGCGTCACAGAGCAAAGTCGTGATAGGTGTGGGGTCGAATTCGCGCACCACCCGCAGCCCGCGTTGGTTCATCGCAGCACCAGCTCCCGGGCATGGTCGCGCAGCGCTCGACGCAATGTAGGTATCACACCGTGCTCGTCGATGTCCGAGATCATCTCGCCGAGGCGCTCAGCGAAGCCGGGGATGAAACGCAGTTCGGTGAAGATCTCGTGGCGCAGCAGCGCCACTGGGTTGTTGCCCGGCATGGCCGCCAACCTGGTCAGCAACCCTGACTGCGGATCGTCGATAGGGATCTTGCGGCCCTTGAGGTCGTGGCCGCGCAGATACCGGGCCCACCCGGCGACGGCCAACGTCAGCAGGGTGTGCGGTCTGTGCTGTGCGATCGCCTCCTGCAGGGACGGCAGCAGGAACGACGACATCTTCATCGACCCCCGGCGCGCCAATCGCGACAACTGGTCGCTCATCTGCGGATTGCTGAGCCGGGTGAGCAACGTGGTCCGATATTCCGCGGTGTTCATCCCGGCTATCGCCGGCAGCAGTGGCTGGATTTCGTCGCGCATGAGTTGCTCGACATAGCCGGAGATGACCGGGTTTCTCATTGCCTCGGCGGTGCGCTGGTAGCCGGCCAGCGTGGCCAGCGGGGCCATCGCAATATGGGTTCCGTTGAGCAACCGGGTCTTGACGAGCTTGTGGCCGCTGACGTCGGTGACGAACTGGGCGCCGACCTCGTCGAGCGGCGGACGGTCGTCGCTGAACGTGTCTTCGATGATCCATTGCGAATACGGTTCGGTCAGCACCGGCCACTTGTCGGCGATGCCGAACGTGTGCTCAACGAATTCGCGCTCCGTGTCCGAGGTTTGCGGAGTGATTCGGTCGACCATGGTCGACGGAAATGCGACATGGTGATCGATCCAGCGAGCGAGCTCCGGATCCTTCAATTCGGCGAACGACACCAGCGCGGTCCGCGCCACCTGGGTGTCGCCGGGAATGTTGTCGCAGCACAGCACGGTAAACGGGGCGATACCGGCGCGGCGGCGCCGGTCAAGCGCCTCGGCCAGGTACCCCCACGCGGTGACAAAGCAATCCGACGCGACTAGATCGGCACGCACGTCGGGGTGGGCAGCGTCGAACTCGCCGGTGGCCGGGTCGAGGAAGTAGCCGTTGTTGGTGATCGTCAAGCTGACGACGCGGGTCCGGGGATCGACTAGGGCGCGGCGGACCGCGGCGCTGTCGACCGGTGCGTAGTGGTAGGAGCCGATCGAGCCGACCACCCGGGCGGTTTGGCGGTCGTGGCCGCGTTGCACCACCGTGTACAGGCCATCTTGAGCCGAGAGCAGGTCTTTGACGTCGCGGGAGTGAAGACTGACAGCACTAACTCCCCACTGGTCCGAAATGCCCTGGGAGGCAAGCTCATCGAGGTAAACAGCCTGATGGGCACGGTGAAAGTTGCCTGCGCCGATATGAACGACACCCCGCTGAAGTGTCGCTCTGTCATAGGTTGGCACGTCGATCCGCTGCGAATGCAAGGGCAACGTGGCGTCGCTTAGCGGAAGGCCGGTGGGACGGTGCTCGGTGACAAGGCACGGAAGGCTGTCAACGTAGCGCATCGGTCGCCGAAGATACCTCGCGTCAAATCGGGTCGGTCAAGGCTGCAGGTCCCGGCCACGCGAGATATCCCTCGCATTAGCAGGCCTTTAACCCCGATGGTGAAATGCGCCACACCGGTCTGCGGAGCGTAGCTTTAGCAGCATGGATTCGCCGCGTGCTTGGCCTTCTGAGCCGACCGCGCAGCCGCGGGTGAAGCTGACCAACGCCGACAAGGTGCTCTACCCGCCCGCGGGCCGCAGGCGAAAAGCCGTCACGAAGGCCGAGGTGTTCGACTACTACACCAGCATCGCCGAGGTGATGGTGCCACACGTCGCCGGACGCCCCGCCACCCGCAAGCGTTGGCCCAACGGCGTGCAGGCGGCGTCGTTCTTCGAAAAACAACTGGCCTCGTCGGCGCCCGACTGGTTGCCCCGCGCCTCGGTCGTGCACTCGTCCGGAACCACCACCTACCCGATCATCGACACCAGCACCGCGCTGGCCTGGATCGCCCAGCAGGCCGCGCTGGAGGTGCACGTGCCGCAGTGGCGCTTCGTCGCCGAGTGGACGCGCAACGGCGAAGAGCTAAAGCCCGGCCCGGCAACGCGATTGGTGTTCGACCTTGACCCAGGTGAAGGTGTGACGATGCGGCAGCTGACCGACGTAGCACGCATGATCAGGGATTTAATCGCCGACATCGGGCTCACCACCTTCCCCGTCACCAGCGGCAGCAAGGGCATACACATCTATGCTCCGCTGGACAAGCCGGTGAGCAGCAGGGGCGCAGTGGTGTTGGCCAAACGTGTGGCCCAGCAACTAGAGAAGGCGATGCCGAAGCTGGTCACTGCGACGATGACCAAGAGCTTGCGGGCGGGCAAGGTGTTCGTCGACTGGAGCCAGAACAACGGGTCGAAGACGACGATCGCACCGTATTCTCTGCGTGGCCGGGCACAGCCGACCGTGGCCGCGCCGCGCGCCTGGGAAGAACTCGACGACCCCAAGCTTCGGCAACTGCGCTACGACGAGGTGCTGCAGCGGGTGTCCCGAGACGGTGACCTGCTGGCGCCCCTTGATGCCGACATCAATGTGGATCGACTCGCCAAATACCGCAGTATGCGGAACCCGTCGAAAACCCCAGAACCGGTGCCCAACGCTAAACCAGCTGGGGGACAAAACAATACGTTCGTCATTCAAGAGCATCACGCCCGTCGGCTGCACTACGACTTCCGGCTCGAGCGCGACGGTGTGCTGGTGTCGTGGGCGGTTCCGAAAAACCTGCCCGAGACCACGGCGGTCAACCATCTTGCGGTGCACACCGAGGACCATCCCTTGGAGTACGCCATGTTCGAAGGCACCATCCCCAAAGGGGAGTATGGGGCCGGCAAGGTGATCATCTGGGATACCGGCACCTACGACACCGAGAAGTTCCGCGACGACGAGGTCATCGTTAACCTGCACGGCAGCCGGATTTCCGGCCGCTACGCGCTGATCCAGACTTCCGGCGACCAATGGCTGGCACACCGCATGAAAGAGCAGAAAGCCTTCGAGTTCGGCGAGCTCACCCCCATGCTGGCGACCGAGGGCTCGGTGGCCAAGTTGACGGCCGGCCAGTGGGCGTTCGAGGGCAAGTGGGACGGGTACCGGCTGCTCGTCGAGGCCGACCACGGCGGGCTGCGGGTGCGGTCGCGCCGCGGCCGAGACGTCACCGCCGAGTATCCGCAATTGCGCGCGCTGGCCCGCGATCTCGCCGACCACCACGTGGTGCTCGACGGCGAGATCGTGGCCCTCGACGAATCTGGGGTCCCGAGATTTTCCGAGATGCAAAACCGGGTGCGCGCCACCCGCGTCGAATACTGGGCTTTTGATTTGCTCTATCTGGACGGGCGCCCGCTGCTGCGGGCCAAATACCGCGACCGGCGCCGGCTGCTGGAAACCTTGGCCGGCGGGCGGAGTCTCGTTGTCCCCGAATTGATACCGGGCGACGGTGCTGCGGCCCTGAAATACTCGAGCACTCACGGCTGGGAGGGAGTCGTCGCCAAGAAACTCGACTCCACATATCAGCCGGGCCGCCGTTCGATGTCATGGATCAAGGACAAGCATTGGCGCACACAAGAAGTGGTGATCGGCGGCTGGCGTGCCGGCGAGGGTGGCCGCACCAGTGGCATCGGGTCGCTGCTGATGGGCATCCCCGCCGACGGTGGCCTGCACTTCGCCGGCCGGGTAGGCACTGGGTTCACCGAACGCGAGCTCACCCGTCTCAAGAAGACCCTGGCGCCCCTGCAAACCGGCGAATCCCCGTTCAACGCATCCCTTCCCGCTCGTGACGCCAAGGGTGTGACGTTCGTGAAGCCAACGTTGGTCGGCGAAGTGCGCTACAGCGAATGGACGTCGGATGGCCGGCTGCGCCAACCTAGCTGGCGGGGACTGCGGCCGGATAAAGAGCCACACCAGGTAGTGCGAGAGGAGTAGAACCGCATGCGGTGGGTGACCTATCGAGACGACGGTGGCGAGCGCACGGGCGTGCTCTCCGGCGAGGAGGTCCACGCGATGCCGCCGGGCGTAACACTGCTCGACCTGATCGAGCGCGGCGCCGACGGGCTGCGTGTGGCCGGCGAGGAGGCGCTGCGCAGGCCGGCCACGGTGCGTCTCGACGAGGTGTCGCTCGCCGCGCCGATTCCCCGCCCGCCGTCGATTCGCGACTGTTTGTGCTTTTTGGACCACATGCGCAATTGCCAGCAGGCAGCCGGCGGCGGCCGGGTGCTCAAAGACGTCTGGTACCGGATCCCGGCGTTCTACTTCGCTTGTCCCGCAACTGTTCTCGGTCCATACGACGACGCACCGATTGCCCCGGGAAGCGCTTGGCAGGACTTCGAATTGGAGATCGGCGCAGTCATCGGAACAACTGGCAAGGATCTGTCTGTCGAGCAAGCCGAAGACGCGATCATCGGCTACCTGATCTTCAACGACTGGTCCGCGCGGGACCTGCAGCGACTGGAAGGCCAGCTGGGAATCGGCCAGGCCAAGGGCAAAGACGCCGGGGTGACGCTCGGGCCGTATCTGGTCACACCCGACGAACTCGAACCGTACCGCCGCAACGGCAAACTGAGCCTCGAGGTGACCGCGTTGGTCAACGACACCGTGATCGGCTCCGGGTCGACCGGCACGATGGACTGGACTTTCGGTGAAGTCATCTCCTATGCGTCGCGCGGGGTGACGCTGGTTCCAGGCGACGTGTTCGGTTCCGGCACCGTGCCCACCTGCACGCTCGTCGAGCACCTCACCGACCGGGAGACCTTCCCGGGCTGGCTGCACGACGGCGACGTGGTCAGCCTGCGGGTCCAAGGGCTCGGGGAGACACGCCAAACGGTGCGCGCCACAGCCTCGCCGCAACGGTTGGCGGCGCGACCCAACCCGGATGTCAAGCCGGACAAGCCGCGCGTGAACCGGGCACCGGCAAAGGTTCCGTACACCCGTGGGCTGCACGAGGTTGCCGACCGGGTGTGGGCGTGGACCCTGCCGGACGGGGGATACGGCTGGAGCAACGCCGGCCTGGTCGCCGGCGACGGCGCGTCGCTGCTCGTCGACACGCTGTTCGACCTGCCGCTGACCCGCGAAATGCTCTCCGCGATGCGGCTCGTCACCGACCACGCGCCCATCACCGACGCCCTGATCACTCATTCCAACGGTGACCACACCCACGGCAACCAGCTGCTGGACGCATCGGTGCGCATCATTGCGGCCAAAGGCACCGCCGAGGAGATTGCCCACGGCGTGGCGCCGGAGATGCTGGCCATGATCCAGACCGCGGATCTCGGCCCGGTCGCGACCCGCTATGTGCGAGATCGGTTCGGGCCCTTCGATTTTAGTGGGATCACGGTGCGCAACGCCGACCAGACCTTCGACGACGAGCTCACCATCGAGGTCGGCGGCCGGCCCGTGCGGCTGCTGAATCTCGGACCCGCCCACACCGCCGCCGACAGCGTCGTGCACGTGCCCGACGCCGGCGTGTTGTTTGCCGGTGATCTGTTGTTCATCGGGTGCACGCCGATCGTGTGGGCTGGGCCGATCGCCAACTGGATCGCGGCCTGTGACGCGATGCTCGCGCTGGATGCACCCACCGTGGTACCCGGACACGGACCGGTGACCGATCCGGATGGGGTCCGTGCGGTCCGCGGGTATTTCGTGCACGTCGCCGACGCCGCAGAGGCCGCCTACCGCAAGGGTCTGTCGTTCGTCGAGGCCGCCGAGACCATCGACCTCGGCGAGTACGCGACGTGGCTGGACGCCGAACGTGTCGTCGCCAACGTCTATCGGCGC
This Mycobacterium xenopi DNA region includes the following protein-coding sequences:
- a CDS encoding fumarylacetoacetate hydrolase family protein, translated to MRWVTYRDDGGERTGVLSGEEVHAMPPGVTLLDLIERGADGLRVAGEEALRRPATVRLDEVSLAAPIPRPPSIRDCLCFLDHMRNCQQAAGGGRVLKDVWYRIPAFYFACPATVLGPYDDAPIAPGSAWQDFELEIGAVIGTTGKDLSVEQAEDAIIGYLIFNDWSARDLQRLEGQLGIGQAKGKDAGVTLGPYLVTPDELEPYRRNGKLSLEVTALVNDTVIGSGSTGTMDWTFGEVISYASRGVTLVPGDVFGSGTVPTCTLVEHLTDRETFPGWLHDGDVVSLRVQGLGETRQTVRATASPQRLAARPNPDVKPDKPRVNRAPAKVPYTRGLHEVADRVWAWTLPDGGYGWSNAGLVAGDGASLLVDTLFDLPLTREMLSAMRLVTDHAPITDALITHSNGDHTHGNQLLDASVRIIAAKGTAEEIAHGVAPEMLAMIQTADLGPVATRYVRDRFGPFDFSGITVRNADQTFDDELTIEVGGRPVRLLNLGPAHTAADSVVHVPDAGVLFAGDLLFIGCTPIVWAGPIANWIAACDAMLALDAPTVVPGHGPVTDPDGVRAVRGYFVHVADAAEAAYRKGLSFVEAAETIDLGEYATWLDAERVVANVYRRYRELDPDTPHLEPTALLVLQAEWLAKHG
- a CDS encoding mannitol dehydrogenase family protein: MRYVDSLPCLVTEHRPTGLPLSDATLPLHSQRIDVPTYDRATLQRGVVHIGAGNFHRAHQAVYLDELASQGISDQWGVSAVSLHSRDVKDLLSAQDGLYTVVQRGHDRQTARVVGSIGSYHYAPVDSAAVRRALVDPRTRVVSLTITNNGYFLDPATGEFDAAHPDVRADLVASDCFVTAWGYLAEALDRRRRAGIAPFTVLCCDNIPGDTQVARTALVSFAELKDPELARWIDHHVAFPSTMVDRITPQTSDTEREFVEHTFGIADKWPVLTEPYSQWIIEDTFSDDRPPLDEVGAQFVTDVSGHKLVKTRLLNGTHIAMAPLATLAGYQRTAEAMRNPVISGYVEQLMRDEIQPLLPAIAGMNTAEYRTTLLTRLSNPQMSDQLSRLARRGSMKMSSFLLPSLQEAIAQHRPHTLLTLAVAGWARYLRGHDLKGRKIPIDDPQSGLLTRLAAMPGNNPVALLRHEIFTELRFIPGFAERLGEMISDIDEHGVIPTLRRALRDHARELVLR
- a CDS encoding HAD hydrolase-like protein; translation: MNQRGLRVVREFDPTPITTLLCDADDNLFPSEKPAFAASVEVINHFLARFGVTAPFTAEELRRQAVGKNFRSTAIELATQSGVPMEPTLADGRPGAVVASSFDVAAGRALGAEELEEWVRRERDHVTAHLAATLRPDPQVLAPLQALASRYALAAVSSSASPRLDACFTATGLDALIPAPSRFSAEDSLPVPTSKPDPAVYLHTGEVLDIAAHHGLAIEDSVSGVTSAVAAGYVTVGNLMFVPDDERPCRSAELIDAGAVAITDSWHALATALTLSTATPETPR
- a CDS encoding mannitol dehydrogenase family protein; the protein is MAPSATKLNSAALANLPIAAPDYDRSSIRVGIAHLGTGHFHRAHQAMYIDRLLRQGLAREWGICGVGVLRADRRIRDVLRAQDGLYTLVLANPDGSRDARVIGSIVDYRYAPEDWEGAIDVLAAPSTRIVSMTITEGGYSPDGPAFALLTEGLARRRERGVTSPTIVSCDNIEDNGNLARRTVLEAAARRDRGLADWIATHTRFPNSMVDRITPATTAEIVSDVRCDFGVDDRWPVLAESFAAWVLEDDFGDGRPPLEQAGVLLVDDVSPYEAMKLRLLNAGHQCLCYFAWLCGYRFVHDAARDPLLAGFLLAYFDSEAAPTLKPVPGIDLGEYQRTLIERFANPGVRDTIARLCAYSSDRIPKWLLPVIRANLATGGPIRLASAAVAGWARYAEGIDECGHPIEVVDHLADALVPIARSQRTNPTAFIENTALFGDLAQQPRFVAAYRWALDSLHRNGVRATLKALL
- a CDS encoding ATP-dependent DNA ligase, which produces MDSPRAWPSEPTAQPRVKLTNADKVLYPPAGRRRKAVTKAEVFDYYTSIAEVMVPHVAGRPATRKRWPNGVQAASFFEKQLASSAPDWLPRASVVHSSGTTTYPIIDTSTALAWIAQQAALEVHVPQWRFVAEWTRNGEELKPGPATRLVFDLDPGEGVTMRQLTDVARMIRDLIADIGLTTFPVTSGSKGIHIYAPLDKPVSSRGAVVLAKRVAQQLEKAMPKLVTATMTKSLRAGKVFVDWSQNNGSKTTIAPYSLRGRAQPTVAAPRAWEELDDPKLRQLRYDEVLQRVSRDGDLLAPLDADINVDRLAKYRSMRNPSKTPEPVPNAKPAGGQNNTFVIQEHHARRLHYDFRLERDGVLVSWAVPKNLPETTAVNHLAVHTEDHPLEYAMFEGTIPKGEYGAGKVIIWDTGTYDTEKFRDDEVIVNLHGSRISGRYALIQTSGDQWLAHRMKEQKAFEFGELTPMLATEGSVAKLTAGQWAFEGKWDGYRLLVEADHGGLRVRSRRGRDVTAEYPQLRALARDLADHHVVLDGEIVALDESGVPRFSEMQNRVRATRVEYWAFDLLYLDGRPLLRAKYRDRRRLLETLAGGRSLVVPELIPGDGAAALKYSSTHGWEGVVAKKLDSTYQPGRRSMSWIKDKHWRTQEVVIGGWRAGEGGRTSGIGSLLMGIPADGGLHFAGRVGTGFTERELTRLKKTLAPLQTGESPFNASLPARDAKGVTFVKPTLVGEVRYSEWTSDGRLRQPSWRGLRPDKEPHQVVREE
- a CDS encoding IS1380 family transposase, which encodes MHSSYTFTTGSAVFDEQNLLSAAGLVPVLELAEQTGLSELINERVDLPSTRVKSGAVNPAGKLTSIVAGMMCGADSIDDANVLRAGGTPRVFNEVYAPSTLGIFLREFTFGHTKQLAAVAREHLIALAARTPLLAGADERMFLDIDSLLRPVYGHAKQGASFGHAKIASRALLRLGLSPQITTISTATAAPVIAEAQLRSGKAASGRGAAYQLKQAITTAKAINPDAPILVRGDSMFGTKKVITTCIQRGAEFSLSISRNKRINAAIAAIDEAAWTPVHYPGAVEDPDTGALISDAQVAETPYTLRLARGRTLTVRLVVRRVKDARHLDALFPVWRYHPFVTNSALPVDQADITHRRHAIIETTFADLIDGPLAHIPSGLFAANCAWLACAVIAHNLLRAVGTLAGGHHAVARGATLRRDLINIPARFAAPARKPMLHLPAHWHWRARWKALWHNVIGYPIAQPRAA